A region from the Variovorax paradoxus genome encodes:
- a CDS encoding lactonase family protein translates to MNRHTPILRALRGAAALLCVAAMGHASAATWVYVSNADSQEISVLALDRDKGSLMPVQTLNVGGTVMPMAVSPDKRVLYAALRSQPFRVVSLSIDAATGKLQKLGEAPLADSMANIDLDASGKWLFAASYQGGKISVNAIGKDGAAGPIQQLVQTAPNAHAVHADAGNRFVLATSLGGDNVSSWRFDAEKGLLSANDPPLTLGAAKSGPRHFVWDKAQRHLYLLDELDAALHVYAWDAARGTLKLEQSTTTLPPGFTGKPWAADLHLTPDGRFLYASERTSSTLSAFKVDAASGQLQPLGQTPTEKTPRGFAIDPGGRYLIAAGQESHGISLYAIDSTTGALGKPSRTDVGKNPNWIEIVDAP, encoded by the coding sequence ATGAACCGCCACACTCCTATCCTTCGCGCGCTTCGGGGCGCGGCCGCGCTGCTGTGCGTTGCCGCCATGGGCCACGCCTCGGCCGCCACCTGGGTCTATGTGTCCAACGCCGACAGCCAGGAGATCTCGGTGCTCGCGCTGGACCGCGACAAGGGCTCGCTCATGCCGGTGCAGACGCTCAATGTCGGCGGCACCGTCATGCCGATGGCCGTGAGCCCCGACAAGCGCGTGCTCTACGCCGCGCTGCGCTCGCAGCCGTTCCGCGTGGTCTCGCTGTCGATCGACGCGGCCACCGGCAAGCTGCAGAAGCTCGGCGAGGCGCCGCTGGCCGACAGCATGGCCAACATCGACCTCGACGCGAGCGGCAAATGGCTGTTCGCGGCCTCCTACCAAGGCGGCAAGATCTCGGTCAACGCCATCGGCAAGGACGGCGCGGCGGGCCCGATCCAGCAGCTGGTGCAGACCGCGCCGAATGCGCATGCGGTCCACGCGGATGCCGGCAACCGCTTCGTGCTCGCAACCAGCCTGGGCGGCGACAACGTGTCGAGCTGGCGCTTCGATGCAGAGAAGGGACTGCTGTCGGCCAACGATCCGCCGCTGACCCTGGGCGCCGCCAAATCGGGCCCGCGCCACTTCGTGTGGGACAAGGCGCAGCGCCACCTCTACCTGCTGGACGAACTCGACGCAGCCTTGCACGTGTATGCCTGGGACGCCGCGCGCGGCACGCTCAAGCTGGAACAGAGCACCACCACGCTGCCCCCGGGCTTCACGGGCAAGCCCTGGGCGGCCGACCTGCACCTGACGCCCGACGGACGCTTCCTGTATGCCTCGGAGCGCACCTCGAGCACGCTCTCGGCATTCAAGGTGGACGCGGCGAGCGGCCAGCTGCAGCCGCTGGGCCAGACGCCGACCGAGAAAACGCCGCGCGGCTTCGCGATCGATCCGGGCGGCCGCTACCTGATTGCCGCCGGTCAGGAGTCGCACGGCATTTCTCTCTACGCCATCGATTCCACGACCGGCGCGCTGGGCAAGCCTTCGCGCACGGACGTGGGCAAGAACCCGAACTGGATCGAGATCGTCGACGCACCGTGA
- a CDS encoding Bug family tripartite tricarboxylate transporter substrate binding protein — MQRRTLIRTALASSLAAGLPAFAQGPGNWPTGKAITYLVPFPAGGTTDVLARLIGQKLGTVLGTSVIIDNKGGAGGSVGSEIGARAAPDGFTMVGGTISSHAINISLYPKLGYDPQKSFAPVTLIGTNPLVLVVNQASPYKTLKDVLEASKTKSGGLSSASAGTGTSQHLSLELLAFKSGVKFTHIPYKGSGPAIQDVIGGQVDMMFDTTVVAGPHVQSGKLRAIAVTSAKRLASMPDVPTVAESGIAGLQDFEVLSWQAIFVPAGTPAPIVERLHTEIRKILSTPEMQEKLKGFGMEPADLTTAKIAAFQKAEVEKWAQVIKAAGIKAD; from the coding sequence ATGCAACGCCGCACACTGATTCGCACCGCCCTCGCCTCTTCGCTTGCCGCAGGCCTGCCCGCATTCGCGCAGGGCCCGGGCAACTGGCCCACGGGCAAGGCCATCACCTACCTCGTGCCCTTTCCCGCGGGCGGCACGACCGACGTGCTGGCGCGCCTGATCGGCCAGAAGCTCGGCACGGTGCTGGGCACGAGCGTGATCATCGACAACAAGGGCGGCGCCGGCGGCAGCGTGGGCTCGGAAATCGGCGCACGCGCGGCGCCCGACGGCTTCACGATGGTGGGCGGCACGATCAGCTCGCACGCCATCAACATCAGCCTGTACCCGAAACTCGGCTACGACCCGCAGAAGTCGTTTGCCCCGGTGACGCTGATCGGCACCAATCCGCTGGTGCTGGTGGTGAACCAGGCCAGCCCCTACAAGACACTGAAGGACGTGCTGGAAGCCAGCAAGACCAAGTCGGGCGGCCTCTCGTCGGCCTCCGCCGGCACGGGCACCTCGCAGCATCTGTCGCTCGAGTTGCTGGCGTTCAAGTCGGGCGTGAAGTTCACGCACATTCCGTACAAGGGCAGCGGCCCGGCCATCCAGGACGTGATCGGCGGCCAGGTCGACATGATGTTCGACACCACCGTGGTGGCGGGCCCGCACGTGCAGAGCGGCAAGCTGCGCGCGATCGCCGTGACCTCGGCCAAGCGCCTGGCGTCGATGCCCGACGTGCCGACCGTCGCGGAATCGGGCATCGCGGGCCTGCAGGACTTCGAGGTGCTGTCGTGGCAGGCGATCTTCGTGCCCGCGGGCACGCCGGCGCCCATCGTCGAGCGGCTGCACACCGAGATCCGCAAGATCCTTTCAACGCCCGAGATGCAGGAAAAACTCAAGGGCTTCGGCATGGAGCCCGCCGACCTGACAACTGCGAAGATCGCGGCCTTCCAGAAGGCCGAGGTCGAAAAGTGGGCGCAGGTGATCAAGGCCGCGGGCATCAAGGCGGATTGA